tctctgtgttctgcccttgggcaaactgtgaccagcagttctggaaacactttgatacatcacaagtgcatttaattggaggtcaccctgtgctccaagttgcctctcactgcacagcaagaaggattcctccggagcccattccagggtcccagctctcagtgcccccttcagccagcaaagCCCAGAGCTcggggagagggatgcagagagatcttcctgaaaagaggccctgaatgttgaattcctgagacatgcaagatgttttgctgattgaGTCTGGCCTAAtttagttctgccttttttctcctcaacagcaaacaaaaacctgaggcagcaaatgtccaacagcagctccatttcccagttcctcctcctggcattctcagacaggcgggagctgcaactcctgcacttctggctcttcctggccatctccctggctgccctcctggccaacggcctcatcctcagcgccgtagcctgtgaccaccacctgcacacccccatgggcttcttcctgctcaacctctccctcacagacctgggctgcatctgcaccactgtccccaaagccatgcacaattccctctggaacaccacaaccatctcctacacaggatgtgctgcacaggtgtttttctttctatttttcatttcatcagAGTTTTATCttctcaccatcatgtgctacgaccgctacgttgccatctgcaaacccctgcactacgggaccctcctgggcagcagagcttgtgcccacatggcagcagctgcctgggccgctgggtttctcactgctctgctgcacacagccaatatattttccctgcccctgtgccagggcaat
This Pseudopipra pipra isolate bDixPip1 chromosome W, bDixPip1.hap1, whole genome shotgun sequence DNA region includes the following protein-coding sequences:
- the LOC135406409 gene encoding olfactory receptor 14J1-like; this translates as MSNSSSISQFLLLAFSDRRELQLLHFWLFLAISLAALLANGLILSAVACDHHLHTPMGFFLLNLSLTDLGCICTTVPKAMHNSLWNTTTISYTGCAAQVFFFLFFISSEFYLLTIMCYDRYVAICKPLHYGTLLGSRACAHMAAAAWAAGFLTALLHTANIFSLPLCQGNALGQFFCEIPHILKLSCSHSGYHREIGLMFFAISLGLGCFIFIVFSYVQIFRAVLRIPSQQGRHKAFSTCLPHLAVVSLFVSTATFAHLKPPSISSPSLDLMVSVLYSVVPPALNPLIYSLRNQELKDAIRKMMTGCFF